The following proteins come from a genomic window of Chelonia mydas isolate rCheMyd1 chromosome 15, rCheMyd1.pri.v2, whole genome shotgun sequence:
- the PLA2G3 gene encoding group 3 secretory phospholipase A2: protein MLPPRCRPKHWAQPWPGARLCGRRSAEPAGAAPRHVPGRRRAWPNQRPAGGPALPELESPPRPTRLPRRLKAGPGAGLSFLRPPAPRPAASAPRSPAGAPLGWPLPRTGRRRLGTMWPILWALISLAEPGACGSPGSFSRSDTFCYIEAAGTAGAAGTRYLSFLSQRSGALALFQSAWDGDGDGHLLACSIQEEPWLTRLYQESCAKRPQSSLFASPWSPTRQQALDSLAQQVNTCSRAEPLGAGRPRVRRAPVGKWAGLAREERGRRRTRRGWTMPGTLWCGAGDSAENLTELGIFQGPDLCCREHDQCAEQLSALEYNYGIRNYRLHTISHCDCDARFKQCLLELNDTISNIVGITFFNLLEVPCFVLEESEACVDWHWWGGCKRYGPLALARIVQQSQYHYGLPRGETASPAPHPPGKGKKHARRGRKHQRKNRKRPGQDDGAQESQSPREDQRLVTPPLCRGLGTLPPAPAEDGATIPHRRVPALGGQESPPLTTRASEQGPTPETEHPPPGGAGTEGAGQPQDRDSARPAQRTNSPLPPALEPRHTPTPHPPKLSHRAPGRSCGCYRRLDQCEHKIAPHEVKYQLRNPDSRTLFHCNCTRRLARFLRRTKGPNEVEEEVLSDFISTACFVLEPPRGCADGEQQPNCIGLGRAVLAPARHLKNTLGRWQAWPAASVKVKRQEWEAQGSPPGLYDKCLQLARAARRSDHHPAPH, encoded by the exons ATGCTGCCGCCACgctgccgccccaagcactgggCCCAGCCATGGCCCGGCGCCCGGCTCTGCGGGCGCCGCAGCGCCGAGCCCGCCGGGGCAGCTCCCCGCCATGTGCCGGGCCGGAGGCGGGCGTGGCCCAATCAGCGGCCGGCCGGCGGCccagccctcccagagctggagtcGCCGCCTCGCCCCACGCGGCTGCCGCGCCGCCTTAAAgccgggccgggcgcggggctCAGCTTCCTCCGTCCGCCGGCTCCGCGCCCCGCTGCCAGCGCGCCCCGCAGCCCCGCCGGGGCGCCCCTGGGCTGGCCGCTTCCCCGCACTGGCCGGCGCCGGCTGGGGACCATGTGGCCGATCCTCTGGGCGCTGATCTCTCTAGCCGAGCCGGGGGCCTGCGGGTCCCCGGGGTCCTTCAGCAGGAGCGACACCTTCTGCTACATAGAGGCGGCGGGCACCGCCGGGGCGGCGGGCACCAGATACCTGAGCTTCCTCAGCCAGCGCTCCGGCGCCCTGGCCCTCTTCCAGAGCGcctgggatggggatggggatgggcacCTGCTGGCCTGCTCCATCCAGGAAGAGCCCTGGCTCACGCGCCTGTACCAGGAGTCCTGTGCCAAGCGCCCGCAGAGCAGCCTCTTTGCCAGCCCCTGGAGCCCGACGCGCCAGCAAGCCCTGGACAGCCTGGCCCAGCAGGTGAACACCTGCAGCAGGGCTGAGCCCTTGGGGGCTGGCAGGCCCCGGGTGAGGAGAGCGCCCGTGGGCAAGTGGGCAGGACTGGCCCGGGAGGAGCGTGGGCGCAGGAGGACCCGGCGGGGCTGGACGATGCCAGGGACGCTGTGGTGTGGAGCTGGGGACTCTGCAGAGAACCTCACCGAGTTAG GAATCTTCCAGGGCCCAGACTTGTGCTGCCGGGAACACGACCAATGCGCAGAGCAGCTCTCTGCCCTGGAGTACAACTACGGCATCCGCAACTACCGCCTGCACACCATCTCACACTGCGACTGCGATGCCAG GTTCAAGCAGTGCCTGCTGGAGCTGAACGACACCATCTCCAACATCGTCGGCATCACCTTCTTCAACCTGCTGGAGGTCCCGTGCTTCGTGCTGGAGGAGAGCGAAGCATGCGTGGACTGGCACTGGTGGGGAGG gtgTAAACGCTATGGCCCTTTAGCCCTGGCCCGGATCGTGCAGCAAAGCCAGTACCACTACGGCCTGCCCCGGGGGGAGACGGCCAGCCCTGCTCCACACCCACCGGGCAAGGGCAAGAAGCACGCCAGGCGGGGCAGGAAGCACCAGAGGAAGAACAGGAAGAGGCCTGGGCAGGACGATGGGGCCCAGGAGTCACAGAGCCCCAGAGAAGATCAAAGGCTTGTCACGCCCCCCCTGTGCAGGGGCTTGGGcacgctgccccctgcccctgctgaggATGGGGCCACCATCCCACACAGGCgtgtcccagccctgggggggcaggagtcACCACCTCTTACAACGAGGGCCTCCGAGCAGGGCCCCACACCAGAGACTGAGCACCCACCCCCTGGTGGGGCTGGAacggagggggcagggcagccccaggaCAGGGACTCAGCGCGCCCTGCCCAAAGGACTAACTCACCGCTCCCCCCAGCTTTGGAGCCACGCCACACCCCCACACCGCACCCGCCCAAGCTGAGCCACCGGg ccccaggaaggaGCTGTGGATGCTACCGGCGCCTTGACCAGTGTGAGCACAAGATCGCGCCCCATGAGGTCAAGTACCAGCTGCGCAACCCAGACTCCCGCACCCTGTTCCACTGCAACTGCACCCGCAG GTTGGCGCGGTTCCTGCGCAGGACGAAGGGCCCCaatgaggtggaggaggaggtgctgtcCGACTTCATCTCCACGGCCTGCTTCGTGCTGGAGCCGCCCAGGGGCTGTGCCGATGGGGAGCAGCAGCCCAA CTGCATCGGGTTGGGCCGGGCCGTCCTGGCGCCCGCACGGCACCTGAAGAACACGCTGGGGCGGTGGCAGGCATGGCCCGCGGCCTCCGTCAAAGTCAAGCGGCAGGAGTGGGAGGCACAGGGCAGCCCCCCCGGGCTCTACGACAAGTGTCTCCAGCTGGCCAGGGCAGCCCGGAGGTCAGACCATCATCCCGCGCCCCACTGA